A single window of Bacillus alveayuensis DNA harbors:
- a CDS encoding preprotein translocase subunit SecY (product_source=KO:K03076; cath_funfam=1.10.3370.10; cog=COG0201; ko=KO:K03076; pfam=PF00344; superfamily=103491; tigrfam=TIGR00967; transmembrane_helix_parts=Inside_1_19,TMhelix_20_37,Outside_38_51,TMhelix_52_74,Inside_75_114,TMhelix_115_132,Outside_133_144,TMhelix_145_167,Inside_168_173,TMhelix_174_196,Outside_197_210,TMhelix_211_233,Inside_234_267,TMhelix_268_290,Outside_291_309,TMhelix_310_332,Inside_333_362,TMhelix_363_385,Outside_386_394,TMhelix_395_412,Inside_413_431) codes for MFKTISNFMRVGDIRNKILFTLLMLVIFRIGTFIPVPSVNTDVLKAQDELNVFGVLNIFGGGALQNFSIFAMGIMPYITASIITQLLQMDVVPKFTEWSKQGEVGRRKLAQFTRYFTIILGFIQALGMSYGFNNLSGGLLIVDPNIGTYLLIALVLTAGTSFLMWLGEQITAKGVGNGISILIFAGIVAGIPSTVNQIYAQQFQDVGDQLFLRIVTVVLLLLAVIAIVVGVIFIQQALRKIPIQYAKRLAGRNPVGGHSTHLPLKVNSAGVIPVIFAVSFIITPTTIASFFGPNDVTNWIQNTFDYTKPVGMIIYAALIIAFTYFYTFVQVNPEQMAENLKKQGGYIPGIRPGKSTQEYVTKIIYRLTFVGSIFLAVVSVLPVFFIQFADLPPSAQIGGTSLLIVVGVALETMKQLESQLVKRHYKGFMKQ; via the coding sequence ATGTTTAAGACAATCTCCAATTTTATGCGCGTGGGTGATATACGAAATAAAATCTTATTCACCCTTTTAATGCTTGTTATCTTTCGGATCGGGACGTTCATTCCTGTGCCAAGTGTGAATACAGATGTATTAAAGGCACAGGATGAACTAAATGTATTTGGGGTACTTAATATTTTTGGCGGTGGTGCACTGCAGAACTTCTCGATTTTTGCGATGGGGATTATGCCGTATATTACTGCATCCATTATTACTCAATTGTTGCAGATGGATGTTGTTCCAAAGTTTACGGAATGGTCCAAGCAAGGAGAAGTTGGCCGCAGAAAATTAGCCCAATTTACACGATACTTCACAATTATTTTAGGATTTATTCAAGCTCTTGGAATGTCTTATGGTTTTAACAATCTTTCCGGTGGCTTGTTAATTGTTGATCCTAATATCGGAACATATTTATTAATTGCGTTAGTATTAACAGCTGGCACCTCTTTTTTAATGTGGCTAGGGGAACAAATAACGGCTAAGGGTGTCGGCAATGGTATTTCTATTCTGATTTTTGCGGGGATTGTTGCCGGGATTCCATCAACCGTTAACCAAATTTATGCGCAACAATTCCAAGATGTAGGCGATCAATTATTTTTAAGAATTGTAACCGTTGTGTTATTGCTTCTAGCAGTAATTGCAATTGTTGTAGGCGTCATTTTTATCCAGCAAGCATTACGTAAGATACCAATTCAATACGCTAAGCGTTTGGCTGGTCGTAATCCTGTTGGAGGACATTCAACACATTTACCGCTAAAAGTAAACTCAGCTGGAGTAATTCCAGTCATTTTTGCGGTTTCATTTATTATTACCCCAACTACTATTGCATCGTTCTTTGGTCCAAATGATGTAACAAACTGGATTCAAAATACATTTGATTATACAAAGCCTGTTGGTATGATCATCTACGCGGCGTTAATTATCGCCTTCACTTACTTCTATACTTTTGTTCAAGTGAATCCTGAACAAATGGCGGAGAACTTGAAGAAACAAGGTGGCTATATACCAGGTATTAGACCAGGAAAGAGTACGCAAGAGTATGTTACAAAAATAATATATCGCTTGACATTCGTCGGTTCCATATTCCTAGCAGTTGTCTCAGTACTCCCTGTATTCTTCATCCAGTTTGCTGACCTTCCGCCATCTGCACAAATTGGTGGTACGAGTTTGTTAATTGTTGTTGGTGTAGCACTTGAAACAATGAAACAGCTTGAGAGTCAGCTCGTGAAACGACATTATAAAGGTTTTATGAAGCAATGA
- a CDS encoding adenylate kinase (product_source=KO:K00939; cath_funfam=3.40.50.300; cog=COG0563; ko=KO:K00939; pfam=PF00406,PF05191; smart=SM00382; superfamily=52540; tigrfam=TIGR01351), with translation MNLILMGLPGAGKGTQAEKIVEQYHVPHISTGDMFRAAMKEGTELGLKAKSFIDKGELVPDEVTIGIVRERLGKNDCEKGFLLDGFPRTVAQAEALEDILKELNKNIDYVININVDQNILMERLTGRRICKNCGATYHLIFNPPSQNNTCDKCGGELYQRADDNEETVANRLEVNLKQTKPLLDFYEQKGYLRNINGQQPIDKVFEDISELLGGLGE, from the coding sequence ATGAATTTAATATTAATGGGTTTGCCTGGTGCAGGCAAGGGTACACAGGCGGAAAAGATTGTAGAACAGTATCATGTCCCTCATATCTCAACTGGAGATATGTTTAGAGCAGCTATGAAGGAAGGAACCGAACTAGGGTTAAAAGCAAAATCATTCATTGATAAAGGGGAACTTGTACCGGACGAAGTGACGATTGGTATTGTCCGTGAGCGTTTAGGCAAGAATGATTGTGAGAAAGGATTTTTATTAGATGGCTTTCCGCGTACTGTTGCCCAAGCAGAGGCTTTAGAAGATATTTTAAAAGAATTAAATAAAAATATTGACTATGTTATTAACATCAATGTTGACCAAAATATTTTAATGGAGCGTTTAACAGGTCGACGCATTTGTAAAAATTGTGGGGCTACTTATCACCTCATATTTAATCCACCAAGTCAAAATAATACTTGCGACAAATGTGGTGGTGAATTGTATCAGCGCGCCGACGATAATGAAGAAACCGTTGCAAACAGATTAGAAGTTAATCTAAAGCAAACAAAACCATTGCTTGATTTTTATGAGCAAAAAGGCTACTTGCGAAACATTAATGGTCAACAACCGATTGATAAAGTTTTCGAGGATATCTCTGAGTTGCTTGGAGGATTAGGTGAATGA